The proteins below come from a single Vanessa cardui chromosome 7, ilVanCard2.1, whole genome shotgun sequence genomic window:
- the LOC124530938 gene encoding clavesin-1-like — MNIRPLTPELAEKARVELNEDPNRIASDLQHIKDWLSKQPHLRACTDDQWLVAFLRGCKYSLERTKEKLDLYYSLRGLAPEIYNVQHDDAKFDTYMNNGAYLMLLDTETPTSPRTGIIRPGKYDPDTHNVADFYSVTSIIQKILLFDDDKSVISGNQWIIDLKDVKIGHLLQMTPSIMKKMVYSSQEAAPIRMKGTHFVNAPAAFERVLNTMKNFLNEKNRNRIYVYQNYEELYKNIPKSILPKEYGGDSASVEEIIEYWNNKKIEYDSWLKEEMKNGTDESKRPGKPKTAESLFGVEGSFRQNKGRNMQIRPLCAELAKKAQDELNEDPARIASDVQHIKDWLSKQPHLRARKDDQWLVAFLRGCKYSLERTKEKLDLYYSMRSLAPELFSVLPGHKIFTEIMNNGTYLILPKSTTPDSPRVAIVRPGSYDPDKYKLSDIFSVSIVLQRILLMEDDATVISGFRTILDLEGVTMAHYLQMTPAMMKKMAVLSQDAAPMRMKGTHYINTPPGFETVFSAIKNLLNEKNRKRLYVHNKNYEEMYSHGISKDILPAEYGGNGGTIKEIIDHWKDKVQKYSSWLEEDLKYGTDESKRPGQPKTPESMFGLEGSFRQLNFD; from the exons atgaatattcgGCCTTTGACACCCGAACTCGCAGAAAAGGCCCGGGTGGAGCTGAACGAAGATCCGAATAGGATCGCGAGTGATCTTCAACACATTAAGGATTGGCTATCAAAACAACCGCATTTACGAGCTTGcacag ATGATCAATGGCTTGTAGCATTTCTGAGGGGTTGTAAGTACAGCCTCGAGAGAACAAAGGAAAAGTTGGATCTTTACTATTCACTGCGCGGCCTCGCGCCAGAAATTTACAACGTCCAACATGACGACGCAAAATTTGATACATATATGAATAACgg cgCATACTTAATGCTACTCGACACAGAGACTCCAACATCTCCGCGGACAGGAATAATTCGTCCCGGCAAATATGATCCCGATACACATAACGTCGCTGATTTTTACTCTGTAACGTCAATAATTCAAAAG attttactTTTCGATGACGACAAAAGTGTAATCTCCGGCAATCAATGGATCATCGATTTGAAAGATGTGAAGATCGGTCATCTGTTACAAATGACTCCATCGATCATGAAAAAGATGGTATATAGCTCGCag GAAGCTGCACCAATACGTATGAAGGGAACACACTTTGTAAATGCACCGGCCGCCTTTGAGAGagtattaaatacaatgaagaatttcttaaatgaaaaaaatcggAATAga ATCTATGTGTATCAAAATTAcgaagaattatataaaaatataccgaaGTCAATTCTGCCTAAGGAATATGGAGGAGATTCGGCGTCTGTTGAAGAAATAATAG AGTATTGGAACAATAAAAAGATAGAATACGATTCATGGTTAAAGGAAGAGATGAAGAACGGAACGGACGAATCGAAGCGACCAGGGAAGCCGAAGACGGCAGAGAGTTTATTTGGAGTTGAAGGATCTTTCCGCCAA AACAAAGGACGGAATATGCAAATTCGGCCTTTGTGTGCTGAGCTTGCTAAGAAAGCTCAAGATGAGCTTAATGAAGATCCAGCGAGGATAGCGAGTGATGTGCAACACATCAAGGACTGGTTGTCGAAGCAACCGCATTTGCGCGCTCGAAAgg ATGACCAATGGCTGGTGGCGTTCCTGCGTGGGTGTAAGTACAGTCTTGAGAGAACAAAGGAGAAGCTGGATCTTTACTACTCGATGCGTAGTCTCGCCCCGGAGCTTTTTAGCGTCCTTCCCGGTCACAAAATTTTTACAGAAATTATGAATAATgg taccTATTTAATACTGCCAAAATCTACGACGCCAGATTCACCACGGGTAGCGATTGTCCGACCCGGTAGCTATGATCCtgacaaatacaaattatcaGACATATTTTCGGTTTCTATCGTGCTTCAAAGG ATATTGTTAATGGAGGATGATGCCACTGTTATATCTGGTTTTCGCACAATATTGGATTTAGAGGGAGTCACAATGGCTCATTATCTTCAAATGACTCCTGCTATGATGAAGAAGATGGCGGTTCTTTCACAG GACGCTGCCCCAATGCGTATGAAAGGAACTCACTACATCAACACGCCACCAGGATTTGAAACCGTATTTTCCGCTATTAAGAATTTGCTTAATGAAAAGAATAGAAAAAGA TTATACGTTCATAACAAAAATTACGAAGAGATGTACAGTCATGGTATAAGTAAGGATATTTTACCGGCTGAGTACGGTGGCAACGGTGGAACTATCAAGGAAATTATTG ATCATTGGAAAGATAAAGTACAAAAGTATAGTTCATGGTTGGAAGAAGACTTGAAATATGGAACGGACGAGTCGAAACGGCCTGGACAGCCGAAAACTCCGGAGAGCATGTTTGGATTAGAGGGTTCCTTTCGACAACTAAACTTTGATTAG